The Megalops cyprinoides isolate fMegCyp1 chromosome 9, fMegCyp1.pri, whole genome shotgun sequence genome has a window encoding:
- the LOC118783755 gene encoding olfactory receptor 1-like: MDSLNSTLSVPSIVHPPYFFINGFYNIPHVKCYYIFLCFVYVVTVLGNSFVMFIISIERSFHTPKYLALFNLAVADLCGSTALIPNLIKTFLFDSQYISFNACMANMFFVFFFSSMVSLILTVLAYDRFVAICLPLRYHTIITNTNMAVMLTVLWTCSAVYFMCTVFFITRLSFCKSIVVDSYFCDHGPIFTLACNDNSPRHVIAYVGMTIFFYIPFLLIVLSYVFISYALFKIATWEGRFKALKTCSSHLMLVAIYYFPGVGTHIAALHFTIHPNARIINTSLSFAIPPMLNPVIYMLSTEEIKESTKRLFKRKKVAATETFK, translated from the coding sequence ATGGACTCCCTAAATTCAACACTCTCTGTTCCTTCTATTGTACATCCTCCATACTTTTTCATCAATGGCTTCTATAATATTCCTCATGTCAAATGCTACTATATTTTCTTGTGCTTTGTTTATGTGGTCACTGTGTTAGGGAACTCCTTTGTCATGTTTATTATATCTATAGAGCGCAGTTTTCACACACCAAAGTATCTTGCTCTTTTTAATTTAGCTGTAGCTGACTTGTGCGGAAGTACTGCTCTCATTcctaacttaattaaaacatttctctttgaCTCTCAGTACATCTCCTTTAATGCTTGCATGGCCAATATGTTTTTCGTATTTTTCTTCAGCAGTATGGTGTCTCTCATTCTTACTGTTCTGGCCTACGACAGATTTGTTGCAATCTGCTTACCACTCAGATACCACACCATTATCACCAATACAAATATGGCTGTGATGCTAACAGTTTTATGGACATGCAGTGcagtatattttatgtgtacagtattttttattactaGACTGTCTTTCTGTAAATCCATTGTGGTAGATAGCTACTTCTGTGATCATGGGCCCATATTTACACTGGCTTGCAATGACAATTCTCCAAGGCATGTTATAGCATATGTAGGTATGACAATATTCTTTTACATACCATTTCTTTTGATTGTGTTATCGTACGTGTTTATTTCATATGCACTGTTTAAAATTGCAACATGGGAAGGACGATTTAAAGCTTTGAAGACCTGTTCATCCCACCTAATGCTGGTGGCTATatattattttccaggagtaGGGACCCACATTGCTGCACTGCATTTTACCATTCATCCTAATGCCAGGATAATAAACACATCGCTTTCTTTCGCCATTCCACCGATGCTGAATCCAGTCATTTATATGCTGAGTACAGAGGAGATCAAGGAAAGCACAAAAAGgcttttcaaaaggaaaaaggttGCTGCAActgaaacattcaaataa
- the LOC118782804 gene encoding olfactory receptor 1-like, translating into MDSLNSTHSVSSIVHPPFFFINGFYNIPHVKYYYIFLLFVFVVTVLGNSFVMFIICTQRSFHTPKYLAIFNLAVADLCGSTALIPNLIAMFLFNSQYISFDACLANMFFVFFFASMESLTLTVMAYDRFVAICLPLRYHAIITNTKMAVTILVLWTYSSVLFISTILLITRLSFCRSIVVDSFFCDHGPMYRMACNDNYPNHVMAYVDIAFFLYIPFIMILLSYVFITRALFKIATWEGRLKALKTCSSHLMLVAIYYLPIIGTYIAGLNFIIHPNARIINTSLSFAIPPMLNPIIYVLNTEEIKECTKKLFKRKNV; encoded by the coding sequence ATGGACTCCCTAAATTCAACACACTCTGTTTCTTCTATTGTACATCCtccattctttttcatcaaTGGCTTCTATAATATACCTCATGTCAAATACTACTATATTTtcttgctctttgtttttgtggtcACTGTGTTAGGGAACTCCTTTGTCATGTTTATTATATGCACACAGCGCAGTTTTCACACCCCAAAGTATCTTGCTATTTTTAATTTAGCTGTGGCTGACTTGTGCGGAAGTACTGCTCTCATTCCTAACTTAATtgcaatgtttctttttaactCTCAGTACATCTCCTTTGATGCTTGCTTAGccaatatgttttttgtgtttttctttgccaGTATGGAGTCTCTCACTCTTACCGTTATGGCCTACGACAGATTTGTTGCAATCTGCTTACCACTCAGATACCATGCCATTATCACTAACACAAAAATGGCTGTGACAATACTAGTTTTATGGACATACAGTtcagtattatttatttcaacaatACTTTTGATTACCAGGCTGTCCTTCTGTAGATCCATTGTGGTAGATAGCTTTTTCTGTGATCATGGGCCCATGTATAGAATGGCTTGCAATGACAATTATCCAAACCACGTCATGGCATATGTGGATATAGCATTCTTCCTTTATATACCATTCATTATGATTCTGTTATCCTATGTGTTTATCACACGAGCGCTGTTTAAAATTGCAACATGGGAAGGACGATTAAAAGCTTTGAAGACCTGTTCATCCCACCTAATGCTGGTCGCTATATATTATCTACCAATTATAGGCACCTACATTGCTGGACTAAATTTTATAATTCATCCTAATGCCAGGATAATAAACACATCACTATCTTTTGCCATTCCACCAATGCTGAATCCAATTATTTATGTGCTGAATACAGAGGAGATTAAGGAATGtacaaaaaaacttttcaaaaggaaaaatgtc
- the LOC118782837 gene encoding olfactory receptor 1-like, with product MDSLNSTHSVPSIVHPPFFFINGFYNIPHVKYYYIFLCFVFVVTVLGNSFVMFIICTERSFHTPKYLALFNLAVADLCGSTALIPNLIKTFLFDSQYISFNACMANMFFVYFFSSLVSLTLTALAYDRFVAICLPLRYHTIITNTNMAVILTVLWACTALYYICAIFFITRLSFCKSIVVDSYFCDYGPIFRLACNDNSPSRVIAYVGMAVFFCIPFLWIVLSYVFISYALFKIATWEGRFKALKTCSSHLMLVAIYYFPGVGTHIAAVTFTIHPNARIINTSLSFAIPPMLNPVIYMLSTEEIKECTKKTFQK from the coding sequence ATGGACTCCCTAAATTCAACTCACTCTGTTCCTTCTATTGTACATCCtccattctttttcatcaaTGGTTTTTATAATATTCCTCATGTCAAATACTACTATATTTtcctgtgctttgtgtttgtggtcaCTGTGTTAGGCAACTCCTTTGTCATGTTTATTATATGCACAGAGCGCAGTTTTCACACCCCAAAGTATCTTGCTCTTTTTAATTTAGCTGTAGCTGACTTGTGCGGAAGTACTGCTCTCATTcctaacttaattaaaacatttctctttgaCTCCCAGTACATCTCCTTTAATGCTTGCATGGccaatatgttttttgtgtatttcttcAGCAGTTTGGTGTCTCTCACTCTTACCGCTCTGGCCTATGACAGATTTGTTGCAATCTGCTTACCACTCAGATACCACACCATTATCACCAATACAAATATGGCTGTGATTCTAACAGTTTTATGGGCATGCACTGCCCTATACTATATCtgtgcaatatttttcattaccaGACTGTCTTTCTGCAAGTCCATTGTGGTAGATAGCTACTTCTGTGATTATGGGCCCATATTCAGACTGGCTTGCAATGACAATTCTCCAAGCCGTGTTATAGCATATGTGGGTATGGCAGTATTCTTTTGCATACCATTTCTTTGGATTGTGTTATCGTACGTGTTTATTTCATATGCACTGTTTAAAATTGCAACATGGGAAGGACGATTTAAAGCTTTGAAGACCTGTTCATCCCACCTAATGCTGGTGGCTATatattattttccaggagtaGGGACCCACATTGCTGCAGTAACTTTTACCATTCATCCTAATGCCAGGATAATAAACACATCGCTATCTTTTGCTATTCCACCGATGCTGAATCCAGTCATTTATATGCTGAGTACAGAGGAGATCAaggaatgcacaaaaaaaacttttcaaaag
- the LOC118782782 gene encoding olfactory receptor 52E4-like: MDSLNSTHSVPSIVHPPFFFINGFYNIPHVKYYYIFLLFVFVVTVLGNSFVMFIICTQRSFHTPKYLALFNLAVADLSVSTALIPNLIKTFLFNSQYISFNACIANMFFVFFFSMMESLTLTVLAYDRFVAICLPLRYHTINTNTTMTVILIIIWIYNSVFMISTMALITRLSFCKSIVVDSFFCDHGPIFRLACNDNSANDVIAYVNVVLFLYVPLILTVLSYVFITHALFKIATWEGRLKALKTCSSHLMLVAVYYLPLLGTYIAADTFTLHPNARIINTSLSFAIPPMLNPIIYVLNTEEIKECTKQIFKRRRVAATERNIKIKK; the protein is encoded by the coding sequence ATGGACTCCCTAAATTCAACACACTCTGTTCCTTCTATTGTTCATCCtccattctttttcatcaaTGGCTTCTATAATATTCCTCATGTCAAATACTACTATATTTTCTTactctttgtgtttgtggtcaCTGTGTTAGGGAACTCCTTTGTCATGTTTATTATATGCACACAGCGCAGTTTTCACACACCAAAGTATCTTGCTCTCTTTAATTTAGCTGTAGCTGACTTGTCTGTAAGTACTGCTCTCATTcctaacttaattaaaacatttctttttaactcTCAGTATATCTCCTTTAATGCTTGCATAGccaatatgttttttgtgtttttcttcagcatGATGGAGTCTCTGACTCTTACTGTTTTGGCCTATGACAGATTTGTTGCAATCTGCTTACCACTCAGATACCACACCATTAACACTAACACAACAATgactgtaatattaataattatatggATATATAACTCAGTATTTATGATTTCCACAATGGCTTTGATAACCAGGCTGTCCTTCTGTAAATCTATTGTGGTAGATAGCTTTTTCTGTGATCACGGGCCCATATTTAGACTGGCTTGCAATGACAATTCTGCCAATGATGTTATTGCATATGTGAatgttgtgttatttctttATGTGCCATTAATTCTGACTGTGTTATCTTATGTGTTTATCACACATGCACTGTTTAAAATCGCAACATGGGAAGGACGACTGAAAGCTTTGAAGACCTGTTCCTCCCACCTAATGCTAGTGGCTGTATATTATCTTCCATTACTAGGCACCTACATTGCTGCAGACACATTTACCCTTCATCCTAATGCCAGAATAATAAACACATCGCTTTCTTTTGCTATACCACCAATGTTGAATCCAATTATTTATGTGCTGAACACAGAGGAGATCAAGGAATGcacaaaacaaattttcaaaAGGAGAAGGGTCGCCGCAActgaaagaaatattaaaattaagaaatga
- the LOC118783753 gene encoding olfactory receptor 1-like yields MDSLNSTLSVPSIVHPPFFFISGFYNIPHVKYYYIFLCFVFVVTVLGNSFVMFIICIERSFHTPKYLALFNLAVADLCGSTALIPNLIKTFLFDSQYISFNACMANMFFVYLFSSMVSLILTALAYDRFVAICLPLRYHTIITITNMAVILTVLWACTALYYICAIFFITRLSFCKSIVVDSYFCDYGPMYTLACNDNSPRHVIAYVGLAVFFCIPFLWIVLSYVFISYALFTIATWEGRLKALKTCSSHLMLVAIYYFPDVGTHIAALHFTIHPNARIINASLCFAIPPMLNPVIYMLSTEEIKECTKKLFKRKKVAATETNNQIKN; encoded by the coding sequence ATGGACTCCCTAAATTCAACTCTCTCTGTGCCTTCTATTGTACATCCtccattctttttcatcagTGGCTTCTATAATATACCTCATGTCAAATACTACTATATTttcttgtgctttgtttttgtggtcaCTGTGTTAGGGAACTCCTTTGTCATGTTTATTATATGCATAGAGCGCAGTTTTCACACCCCAAAGTATCTTGCTCTTTTTAATTTAGCTGTAGCTGACTTGTGCGGAAGTACTGCCCTCATTcctaatttaattaaaacatttctctttgaCTCCCAGTACATCTCCTTTAATGCTTGCATGGccaatatgttttttgtgtatttattcagcagTATGGTGTCTCTCATTCTTACTGCTCTGGCCTACGACAGATTTGTTGCAATCTGCTTACCACTCAGATATCACACCATTATTACCATTACAAATATGGCTGTGATTCTAACAGTTTTATGGGCATGCACTGCCCTATACTATATCtgtgcaatattttttattaccaGGCTGTCTTTCTGTAAATCCATTGTGGTAGATAGCTACTTCTGTGATTATGGGCCCATGTATACACTGGCTTGCAATGACAATTCTCCAAGGCATGTTATAGCATATGTAGGTCTGGCAGTATTCTTTTGCATACCATTTCTTTGGATTGTATTATCGTACGTGTTTATTTCATATGCATTGTTTACAATTGCAACATGGGAAGGACGACTTAAAGCTTTGAAGACCTGTTCATCCCACCTAATGCTGGTGGCTATATATTATTTTCCAGATGTAGGGACCCACATTGCTGCACTGCATTTTACCATTCATCCTAATGCCAGGATAATAAACGCATCGCTATGTTTTGCTATTCCACCGATGCTGAATCCAGTCATTTATATGCTGAGTACAGAGGAGATCAAGGAATGCacaaaaaagcttttcaaaaggaaaaaggtcgctgcaactgaaacaaacaatcaaataaaGAACTGA
- the LOC118782815 gene encoding olfactory receptor 52Z1-like, with product MDSLNSTLSVSSFVHPAFFFIRGVSNIPHVKYYYIFLCFVFVVTVLGNSFVMFIICTERSFHTSKYLALFNLAVADLCGSTALIPNLIKTFLFDSQYISFNACLANMFFVFFFSFMESLTLTVLAYDRFVAICLPLRYHTIITNTNMAVMLSVLWTYTAVFLICTIFFITRLSFCKTIVVDSYFCDHGPVFRLACNDNYPNHIIAYVGITLFLYIPFVLILLSYVFITHALFKIATWEGRFKALKTCSSHLMLVAIYYFPVVGTYIAALHFTIHPNARIINTSLSFAIPPMMNPIIYVLNTEEIKECTKKLWENTRNNSVLFVKL from the exons ATGGACTCCCTAAATTCAACACTCTCTGTTTCTTCTTTTGTACATCCTGCATTCTTTTTCATCAGGGGCGTTTCCAACATACCTCATGTCAAATACTACTATATTTtcctgtgctttgtgtttgtggtcaCTGTGTTAGGGAACTCCTTTGTCATGTTTATTATATGCACAGAGCGCAGTTTTCACACCTCAAAGTATCTTGCTCTTTTTAATTTAGCTGTAGCTGACTTGTGTGGAAGTACTGCTCTCATTcctaacttaattaaaacatttctttttgacTCCCAGTACATCTCCTTTAATGCTTGCTTAGccaatatgttttttgtgtttttcttcagctttATGGAGTCTCTCACTCTTACTGTTCTGGCCTATGACAGATTTGTTGCAATCTGCTTACCACTCAGATACCACACCATTATCACCAATACAAATATGGCTGTGATGCTATCAGTTTTATGGACATACACAGCAGTATTTCTCAtttgtacaatatttttcattactaGGCTGTCCTTCTGTAAAACCATTGTGGTAGATAGCTATTTCTGTGATCATGGGCCGGTATTTAGACTGGCTTGCAATGACAATTATCCAAACCATATTATAGCATATGTGGGTATAACATTATTCCTTTATATACCATTTGTTTTGATTCTGTTATCTTATGTGTTCATTACACATGCACTGTTTAAAATTGCAACGTGGGAAGGACGATTTAAAGCTTTGAAGACCTGTTCCTCCCACCTAATGCTGGTGGCTATATATTATTTTCCAGTAGTAGGCACCTACATTGCTGCACTGCATTTTACCATTCATCCTAATGCCAGGATAATAAACACATCGCTTTCTTTTGCTATACCACCAATGATGAATCCAATTATTTATGTTCTGAATACAGAGGAGATTAaggaatgcacaaaaaaacttt GGGAAAATACACGAAATAATTCTGTACTGTTTGTGAAGCTGTGA
- the LOC118783754 gene encoding olfactory receptor 1-like has product MDSLNSTLSVPSIVHPPFFFINGFYNIPHVKYYYIFLLFVFVVTVLGNSFVMFIICTQHSFHTPKYLALFNLAVADLCESTALIPNLIKTFLFDSQYISFDACISNMFFVFFFSFMESLILSVMAYDRFVAICFPLRYHTIITNRKMAVILTILWTYNSLLLVSTIPLITRLSFCKSIVVDSYFCDHGPIYRLACNDYYPNYVMAYVNIVFSLYIPFILIVLSYVFITRALLKIATWEGRLKALKTCSSHLILVAIYYLPVIGTYIAAVTFTLHPNARIINTSLSFAIPPMLNPIIYVLNTEEIKECTKKHFKRKKVAVLKKPMVARLYHNF; this is encoded by the exons ATGGACTCCCTAAATTCaactctctctgttccttctATTGTACATCCtccattctttttcatcaaTGGCTTCTATAATATTCCTCATGTCAAATACTACTATATTTtcttgctctttgtttttgtggtcACTGTGTTAGGCAACTCCTTTGTCATGTTTATtatatgcacacagcacagttttcACACCCCAAAGTATCTTGCTCTCTTTAATTTAGCTGTAGCTGACCTGTGTGAAAGCACTGCTCTCATTcctaacttaattaaaacatttctttttgacTCCCAGTACATCTCCTTTGATGCTTGCatatcaaatatgttttttgtgtttttcttcagttttatggagtctctcattctttctgttATGGCCTATGACAGATTTGTTGCCATATGCTTCCCACTGAGATACCACACCATCATCACTAACAGAAAAATGGCTGTGATATTAACAATTTTATGGACATACAATTCATTATTACTCGTTTCAACAATCCCTTTGATTACCAGGCTGTCCTTCTGTAAATCCATTGTGGTAGATAGCTATTTCTGTGATCATGGGCCCATATATAGACTGGCCTGTAATGACTATTATCCAAATTACGTTATGGCTTATGTGAACATAGTATTCTCTCTTtatattccattcattttgattgTGTTATCTTATGTGTTTATCACACGTGCACTGCTTAAAATTGCAACATGGGAAGGACGATTAAAAGCTTTGAAGACCTGTTCCTCCCACCTAATACTGGTGGCTATATATTATCTTCCAGTCATAGGCACCTACATTGCTGCAGTAACTTTTACCCTTCATCCTAACGCCAGGATAATAAACACATCACTCTCTTTTGCTATTCCACCAATGTTGAATCCAATTATTTATGTGCTGAACACAGAGGAGATCAAGGAATGcacaaaaaagcatttcaaaaggaaaaaggttgct GTGTTGAAGAAGCCAATGGTGGCACGACTGTACCACAACTTCTGA
- the LOC118782821 gene encoding olfactory receptor 1-like, giving the protein MDSLNSTHSVPSIVRPPFFFIRGVSNIPHVKYYYFFLLFVFVVTVLGNSFVMFIICTQRSFHTPKHIALFNLAVADLCGSTALIPNLIKTFLFNSQYISFDRCLANMFFVFFFSFMESLTLTVLAYDRFVAICFPLRYHTIITNRKMVVIIITLWTYNSVFLISGMVLITRLSFCKSIEVDSYFCDHGPIFKLACNDNYPNFVMAYVGIALFLFIPFIIIVLSYVFITYALFKIASWEERLKALKTCSSHLMLVAIYYLPIIGTYIAADTFTLKPNARIINTSLAYAIPPMLNPIIYVLNTEEIKECTKKMFKRTKVATNERNIKIKK; this is encoded by the coding sequence ATGGACTCCCTAAATTCAACACACTCTGTGCCTTCTATTGTGCGTCCtccattctttttcatcagGGGTGTTTCCAATATACCTCATGTaaaatattactattttttcttactctttgtgtttgtggtcaCTGTGTTAGGCAACTCCTTTGTCATGTTTATTATATGCACACAGCGCAGTTTTCACACACCAAAGCATATTGCTCTCTTTAATTTAGCTGTAGCTGACTTGTGCGGAAGTACTGCTCTCATTcctaacttaattaaaacatttctttttaactcTCAGTACATTTCCTTTGACCGTTGCTTAGccaatatgttttttgtgtttttcttcagctttATGGAGTCTCTCACTCTTACTGTTCTGGCCTATGACAGATTTGTTGCAATCTGCTTCCCACTGAGATACCACACCATCATCACTAACAGAAAAATGGTTGTGATAATAATAACTTTATGGACATACAATTCAGTATTTCTTATTTCAGGAATGGTTTTGATTACCAGGCTGTCCTTCTGCAAATCCATTGAAGTAGATAGCTATTTCTGTGATCATGGACCCATATTTAAACTGGCCTGCAATGACAATTACCCAAACTTTGTTATGGCATATGTGGGTATAGCATTATTCCTTTTCATAccattcattattattgtgttatcttatgtgtttattacatatgcactttttaaaattgcatcaTGGGAAGAAAGATTAAAAGCTTTGAAGACCTGTTCCTCCCACCTAATGCTGGTGGCCATATATTATCTTCCAATAATAGGCACCTACATTGCTGCAGACACTTTTACCCTTAAACCTAATGCCAGGATAATAAACACATCACTCGCTTATGCCATTCCACCAATGCTAAATCCAATTATTTATGTGCTGAACACAGAGGAGATCAaggaatgcacaaaaaaaatgttcaaaaggaCAAAGGTTGCCACTAATGAGAggaacattaaaataaagaaatga